tccagtagaccaatgattcttaagttgtttctcctggaacaattttctgaatcttatgttttgtgaatgaggtgcttcatattttcctctatttttttcattcttttgattttgttctatagtgtcctgctgccttgtgaagtcacttgattctaggtgttgtattctggattttaaagtctggatttcatctctggctttttggtcatcctccttctggtctgattttctttggaggtcatctttcatctcctttgcctcatctttcaagctggttaattttgactttcaaggcactgttttcttgttttagttcaagtgcctctgtgtccagatgatttatcttactttttaagttcttttcccagttgtctttagcctatcttaattgtgttttgaattgtattttgagttcttccagagcctgtatccaattcgctgggttttctgcttttttgcttggtgttccttcatccttctctgttccgtttgctctttgttcgttgcctgtatagaagctgttgattgtgatttcttttttctttttctcttgtttcctcatatttacccccttcttcaCTCCctgcctgtgctcttgctcctctcatttttttgtggttttgggcttttctttcagccttcatccttggagctttgtcagcaaatctctcaacatagtctgtgggggaggggtgttggagtttgagcatCCCTGCtgtctgaaggctttgatgggattaagtccagctgggttgagctggatttGCCCTGAGGATAAAAcgttggggggggggcaatatggagtgcctccactgctgcaactaggctgcctgctctgcacttcttctctaactgcttccccaccacctgtgttcgatgctctgagcctggcactgctttgcccacaaggtactccctccagagcAATACCTTTGCCTGCCCAGGGGTTCCAGCTGccctggaggcttagtgctctaggtgggggggggggcaggaccttctttcttcctttcccttaaacccaagtgttctcgaattctggcttttgggggcataccttttaaattgagtccagcaggagggttccttggctttgtcttgttgttaggtttgattttcagtcccctaggagcatttagtttgtaataggtaaggaagggttttcagaggtctgaactttcactgcctctatggcgccatcttgactctgcctccccagAAGTGAATTTGAGCAAAAGGAGGCTGTAGTAGGAGCTGGCCAGGGTGGGGGTGGAGACAGATAGTTGTACAAAGGAGAGAGCATTAGGCCTGGGTTCagggagactcattttcctgagttcaaatccagcctcagacacttgctagctgggtgaccctggtcaagtcatttctcCCCacttgcctcagcttcctcatctggaaaatgatctgggagcgggaaatggcaaaccactccaatatctttgccaaagggTCGGACGTGAATGAGATGACCGAATGGCATCAAAGGCAGTGAGTAGCGGAGGGAATCGGTCAGAAAGGCATCTGCTGGCTGAGTGAGTAAATTCCTAAGAAAGCGAGTGAACGTTATATTCCAAACCTGTCTCCCTACTGTGGATTGTGGTAACTGTGTCACTTCAAGAAGAAGAGCTTGGAACTGCACATGTATTTCTAATGGTGACATTCTAAAAGACCTCCCACCTCTTTCCCCCCCGGGCTGCCTTTTGAAACAGATGATTTGCTGGTAGTTCCAAGTACTGTGGGACAGTGCCTTTGGCCGCTAACTAGCTTCTCCTCCTAGCTTTCTGACccttctgcctcagtctcctttgctgaactTTGGTCCAGGTAGGTCATGCCCACTAACCACCGGTGGCCCCCAGGGCTCTGTCCTAGACCGTctgctcttttcttctctctcctagaCCCTCTTCCCTTTGCTTCTCTCTCGTATCAGTCACCTCGGTGACCTCAACAGCTTTCTGGGTTCATATATCATCTCTGTGCTTCTGATTCCAAGATCTACTTATCCAGCCCTAAGTTCTCTCCTGACTTGGTCTCCCACCTCTTGGACATGTTGAACTGGCTGTCCAGTAGGCGTGTCCAAACTCGTCGTCTCTGCCCAACCCTTCACTCTGCCTGACTTTTCTGTTACTGTCAAGGACGACCACCATCCTCATCTCAGCCTCACGATCTAGGTGCCATGCTCGGGCCTGTGTTCACCCCACCGATGTCCAGTTCTACCTCTGAGCATCTCTTGAACATACCCCCTTCTGCCAGTGGTGATGGTCAGGTCGGGTTCAAGTGTAGCCAGCAGAGAGACAGCCAATAGATTGGTGAGAGTGTGGACGACAGGGAGGGCAGTGTTGGAGAAGAAGGGCTGGCCTGGGCAAGGAGGAGAGTTCACGCTCTTCCCGTAAGCTGGGTCAGGAGAAGAGAGAGTCTGAAGGCCTCTGATTGCCGTGGCGTGAGGAGGCTGGGAGGAAGGGGAAGCACTCGGCAAACAGCCTCCTGTTTTTGGCGAAGTAGAACATTTTCAGGCTCTCCATGGAGAGGGTGGAGGTAGGGGTGCCGGGAAGGCGAGAGGGAAAAATTAGTGGGGCAGGGACTCCATTAGGGGTGTAGCATTGCCTCGCTGTAGTAAGGGCCCACTTAGGATTCTGTAACATCAGTTTTCAGTTAGTGTGGTTTGGAGATTTCCTCCAGCCCCCATTTTGCAGCATGTGAACAGGTGTGAAAAGAATGGATGGGGGAAGGTTTGGGGTTGCCATGTGGCATAGGGTGAGGGGGTAAGAGCCTCAAGCGTGGACTTGAGTTGGTTCACCGATGGCAGGGGGGGTGTCAAGACAGATATAGGAGGAGAGCGTAGCCAGGATGGCCTGGACTAAAACTGAGAGTTGGAGAGAATGGAGAGGTTCATGAGGCCCGGGTTAGGAGTCATAAAgcaaaggaaaagggggaatgaGAAAAGACCATGAACAGGTAAAGGGATTTCGGAGTTCGTGACCACAGAACACTTGTGGCCGCATGTGTGGTCAGTATGACTGTCTCTgggtgtaggggagggagggagggagggcggaggaagaggaagagctcATGGGAGATGAGTAAGTTGAGGAACTGGGGGGAGCAGTGTTGGTGTTGTATTGGAAGGGAGCATCAGTCTGGGTGCCCATGTCGCCCGGCATGAGGGCAAGAGTCAGGGAGGAAGGACTCTAAAGGTGGTACCGAAGGGGGCAGATCAAAGAGATCAGTGTCCTTGGCCGGTAGACGATTGCCGTCGGATCCGGACCACACACTGGGACAGCACGAATGTCACGGGAGAAGTTGCCGAGCGGTGGTGGCAGAGGGGGTCTGGAAGTGTCAGGGTTGGGGGTGAATGGGAAGAAGGAGTTCCCAGATTCCTAGGCGATGAGAGGGAAATGTGGCCAGTGGTAGAAAGGTGAGCTACGTGGCTGCTTCATGGGGTCAGGGGATGCCATGGTCCCTTCTGGAAGGTTTATGCCCAAAGATCTGCCCTGGTGCACCCAGAACTGCCTGTGGTTAAACGGTCCCACAATTAGGACATTCATTATAAGTACACGTATGAATGTGGCGATTGCAGAGCCAGGTAAGGATGCTGCTTTGCCCTCCCCCCAACAGATTCCCCAAGACTGCAGGTGGGCAAACAGCTCTTGCCCACCCCCGCCCCCTCCAAAGAACAACTAGGAGCCAGAATCGGGgaagtcatttttatttgttttcctttgttactCTTTCTGGGCACGGGGCCTGCAGGGTCTGGTTCTTGGGCTCTGGGCCTTTCTGGGCCTTCACCTCCTGGAGTCTGGGCTCACTCTCCTGTCCTGGCCATAGAGCTTAAAGCTAGGCTAGCTCCAGCCTTCTCTCTGGGGCTCCACCCTGAGCCATGGCCACTGGCACAAGCTGTTCCACCACTCCGGGCACTCACGCGCATCACCCGGGGCTTCTCCACCTCGGCTCCCGGAGCCCTTTGGTGGCTTGGGGAAAGTCCTCGGAACAGCTAAATGTCATTTAGAGGCCAGTGCAAAGCAAGAGGTCCTGGTTGTCATCCATGTCCATGGCCCCCGGGAAGAAGTGCTGCCCCGCACCTCGTGCCGGAGGCCTTGAAGGGGACAGGCTGGCATCTGTGGAGAAATGGGGTAGACTAGGGGAAGGCGGTGAGAAGCGAAGCCGGGCTCTTCATCTTTACAGGCCCGAATAGGAGGCCTCCGTGGTCTCAGACCAAGAGGAACCTCTCCGAGAAGATGCTGGGGTGGGCCGGAGGAGCGCCTTCCGGCCCGGGCAGCCCAGTCTCACCAGCAGGGTCCACATCCGGTCTCGGAACTTGGCCCCCACGAAGGCGTAGAGCAGGGGGTTGAGGCAGCAGTGCACGAATCCCAGGCCCGAAGCCACGGACTTGGCCACGTCCAGCCGGCTCTCCCAGTCGCAGTCCCGGCTCACGACCCTCAGGTCGAGGAGGATGTCCAGCAGCGTAGTCAGGTGGTAGGGTGTCCAGCAGAGGACAAAGGCCACCACCACGGTGACTACGACCCGCATGGCCCGAAGCCTTCGCTGTCCCCGAGAGCCCAACAACACCAGGAGGATGCGAGTGTAACAGTAGGCCATGATGAGCAGAGGCAAGAGGAAACCGGCCAGGAGCTGGAGGATGCTCAGGGCCGTGTGACCGGCGGGGGGGAAGCTATAAAGGCAACGCGTGGCGTTGAGGCGGGGCTCATGCCGGGCTGAGAGGAAGAGCAAGTCGGGCAAGGCCAAGGGCAGGCAGAGTCCCCAGACCCCAGCAAACGTGAGGGTCACACGTGTCCCAGGGCCCCGCCGGTAGAGTCGGGCAGCACATACGATGTTCAGGTAGCGGTCAAAGCTGACGCAGGCCAACAAGAAGGCCCCGGCGTAGAAATTGATCTTGAAGAGGGCCCCTGCCACCTTGCAGAGGCCAGAACCGAAGACCCACTCCCGGGCAGCCTCCACAGCCCAGAGTGGGAGGGTCAGCACCAGCAGTGTGTCAGCCAGAGCCAGATGGAGCAGGAAGGTGTCGGTGCTGCTCAGGGCTGGGCGCTGCCTCACAAGGACGGCCGCCACGGCTCCATTTCCCAGCAGGCCGAAGAAGAAGAGAAGGCCGTAGAGGGCAGGCAGGAAGGCCTGGTCGAAAGCCAGGATGAAGTCTTGGCCACAGGGTGGAGAGGAGCAGCAGGGCGCCGACTCATTTTCTGGGTAGTCGTAGGGAAAACTGCTGTTTTCCAGGAAGGCGAGATCATCCAGCACAAGGTGCTGGGAAGGGACCTGGGAAGTGACGGTGGAAGGGTCGGGGCCTGGGGGGCTCAGTGATAGGCTGCCCAGCCCTTCCTGGTACTCTGCCCTGGAGCTTCCCCTTTTCGAGAAGGGCCCCTCCACTTCCCATCTTGTTGTGGTGCCTAGTCCTCCAGaagcctcccctctcccctctggtTCCCCTCCAGCCCCAGCCCTGGGCATCAGGGGAACTGGCAGCCTGGAACCACCCTCTGGGCATCTCCTCTGGGGCTTCTGGCTGGGAAACAGCAGTACCCggtcccccaccccccacccccccccctgCAGTGGGTGGAGGCTGCCCCACATAAGCCTGTCACCAGGACCTTGGGCCTGTTCTCTCGCCCCCGCCCTGACCCTCCCTGCCACCCTACGCCCACCCCAAAGTGCTCCCCTCAGGCTGCAGTTTCACCCACCCCATCAAGTGTGTGCCCAAACGCTACTTACTGCAGACATGATGGCTGTCCTGGAGCTCAGCAGCCCTGGGCAAAAGTGGCTCCAGGGGTTGGAGGCTGTGTGCTGCTCTCTGCCTCCCACCAGCCAGCTGGGGGTTGAAATCTGGACTGAGTAGCTCAGAGGAAGTGAAGGTACAGGCAGGCGGGCAGGCAGGTGGGCGGGTGCACTCCCCCCCCAACACTAGGCTCCTTTACACAAGAGAATCCCAACAGAAGTCCATCTCAGCCACAGGGCAGCCTACAGGGAGCTCAGGCCTgcctctgccccctccccaagcAGCCAGCCCTGGGGTGagggagagtggggggggggggtagtagTAAGGGGCAGCGCTAGGGGCAGCCACCACTTACCacctctgctgctgctgctgctactttgGCATGATGAGTGATGGGCATTGCTTCTGGGCCAGGGCTGAAATTCGTGGCTTGGTGCATCTGGAAGGAAAGCTTCAGCCTAGGGCATAATCgccagggagagggaggggagcctGGGGCACAGCCCCAGGCAGCCAGCATTGAGTCAGCACCTCCTGGGTACCCACCCTTCCCTCGAAGAGCTCCCAATGGCACCGGGAGGACAGCCTCAGGTTCCCaatctcttttctcctccatccATCCCACATTCCAGTTTGGTTACCTCTGGGGTGCAGGGTGGTCTGGGGGGGATGCCCCAGGGGCTTCCTGGGCCTTGGAAATGgccttcatttcctccttccctccctcatgcCATCTGTGTAATTCCCCCCTGGAGGACTGCAGATGTACAGGGGAATCTGGGACTGCCAGGTCCATTCCCCTCATTGGAAGGTGAGGCAGCTGAGGCACACAGCTTAAGTGCCCAGCCTAAGGGCACCCAAGCAGCTTGGATCCCGGGTCCTCTGACTCACTGTACCACTGAGGGACTGTGTTTGCCACGAGCCTGTCTCTTTCCACATGCAGAGAGCAGCGTCAGGGAAAGGGTATGTCAAAGGAGGGCATGACTGAGAAGGGCTGCCTAGCTTGGACTGGAGAGCACAGCAGGGGCCATTTAGAGTGCCCTGCAGCTGGGCCCCAACAGCCTGACTGCCTGTCCTCCAGCCTCTAGAGCCTTGGCCAGCCCTGGTCACTAGCTTCCAGAGCAGCCCAGTCCAATTTTCACCAGCTCTCAGTTTGAATGAGTTTTGATCTAGCAAAGCTACGCCCCGATCCGGGGTAGCCCTCGTGTGCCTCTGCCGTCGGGGCTCAGACACTCTCCCACGTTTCAGCCTCTCAAATAGGCAATGACTGCTCccaccagacagagacagatagccAACACTCGCCAAGCTTCTCCTGTGGGCCAAGTGCCGTGCTCAGCCACGGGgacaaaaagacaagaaaaggagCTCCCTGTCTAATGAGGGAAGCTGAAAAGGACGGGATGGGTGTGATGTCACAAAAGTCTCAAAGTAGTGTGGctggtggggaaggggaagaagaccCTGATGGCGGTGGCGGCAGTGGCAGTCGGAGCCCCTGGCCCTGCCCTTTTTGAGTCTGTTTCTTCTGCAGCCTAAAGGGGCCCAGGCCCTTCACCCGCTTCTCCCTCAGCAACCTTGGCCTCTCACCCAGGTGATCCGTGGTGGCCAGAACCCAAAGGCCGGTGGAGGTGATCCCCAGGAGAAGCCTCCATTTCAGGGACTAATAGCAGGAGGGGGCATTGATGCAGGAACCAACATTTCTGGGACATCCACTGCGTGCTGGGCATCGGGCTCCACTCGGGAAGTCCAAAACCCAATGGTGGTgatcccctccctctttctaaagaaaatattgAGCAGAAGCCGGCCTTACCCCGGGTCGCACCCCAACTTGGGGCTGGTCCCAGGCGAGCCGttgcctcggtttcctcgtctgtaaGATAGAGGTGATGACCCCTCTGGGATGTGCCTGGTGAGGCTGTGGTGGGCCTCAAAGGAGATGACGTGTCCATAGTGCTTGGCTTCAGGGAGGGCATGAGCCAGGCTTAGCCTAGAGCAACCTCTGCTGCCCCTGGCACTGAAGGAATCCGAGATGGAGAGGGTTCTGGGAGCTGGCAGCGGACAGCTAGGTGATGAAACAGGGGGAGCCCAGTGGGCTAAAGGCCCCCCAGGAACAGTGGCAGAGGCACAACTGGAACCCAGTCCAGGGACCGTGTCTGGGTCTGGGCATTCTCCCCACTGGCACCCAGGGTCTGACCAGATCAAAGGATTCGCCTCTGTCGCCCTGCCCAACCGAGCGGGTAGAGAATCAGGAAGGGGCTTTGCTCAGCCAGTGATTTCCTCCAGGGGTGATGGGCAGAGATAAGAGTTGAGcctgggagaggaaaggggggagggaggcagcCGGCcccccttcctgcccttcccccagaCTCTGAAGAGAGGCAGGCTGGGCTGGGGTcaggagggaaggaaattacTCAGAAGGAAGCAGCTCCAGGCGGGCCTGTGGCAGAGGTGTGAAGAGCAGAGGAGCACCTGTATCCTTTCCACACCCCTGGCCTCCTCCAGGCAGGAAGGCTGGGGGCTGCTTTGAGCTGCTGTTGTCTTCACACCTTGGGGCTgtggttgggggggagggaacatgGGGGCCCTTCTAAGCAGCTCCCCCAAAGCTGGGTTCTGAGGAGGGAGTGGAACTCAAGGAGCGGGTGGGCAGGTGAGGgctgttccttctctggaggatCTAGACCTAGATGGCCTCTAGTCAGGGGTCCCCTGAACTCCCTCCTCAGAGAGGAGCTCCCTTGAGGAGGCCAACAGCCTTGGTCAAagtgaggaggaagggagaggagggcgAGGCccacaggaagaaatagaaagtcgGGCACTGAGATTGAAGAGGTGGATTCTGGATGGATCCGTGAGGCCTGGTAAAATGGCAGCCAGTCTGAAAAACTGGGGGGTGGAGGGGCAAGCTCAGGGGGAAGAAGTGGTACTCAGTAGGCCAGAGGACTCTTGGGAAGGCCCCCCCACCTCCCAGGAGGCCTGGGTTCCGCTCCCGAGACCCCCGCCATTCTGAGGCAGAATTACTCTGGCCCCAACACTCCAGCTGAGGTCCCTTGGGGCTCGGGGATTCCGTGAAGAGATTTTCCTGTAAGCAAAAAAGGATGAACAGAGATTTAAGTCCATTTGGACATTGTGAGCACAGGGTTGACCATCTGGGATTGGTACTGCTTGCTAGGGACTGGGATCCAAGAAACTGGGGAAAGCAGGAAGGCCATGGGTCCCAAGGCCTCTCGGCCCTGCCAGTCAATGTTTGGTTCTGCAAAGGACCCTGGCCACGCTggatttcttccctcttctccaccTGGAACCCTCCTAGCCCCTGGCAAGGCAGACAGGAATCAGGGAGAGCAGCCAGAGCTCCCGGACTCCCAGAAGGGCTGGCTTGACTCAGTCTGCCACTTTTTAAGCTTGGAAGATCTCTTCCTCTTGACCAGTGTTCCTGGCCTGCCCTCTAGGCACCCTGGGTTGGAGCTCTGGGGATTGGACATAGAGATCTAGGTGTCAGCTGCAAAGGAATGGTTCCAGAATCCAGGAGACTTGatggggagggtgggaggagggatgaCAGCAGGAACAGACTACTGGATCGATAGAGGGATggagtggggaaggagagagatgcagagatagagaggagaaagacaggCTGATTGGCACAGACGCAGCTAGAAAGAGAATGAAGTGCATGAAGATGGAGATGCAGAAGATGGAGACACATATGGTCACAGAgtgagaaggacagagagaagagactgaCGGAAATCGTGGAGCTTTGGGACAGAAGGACAGCCAGAGAGGCCCGACACCGGTCTGTGAATGAATCTCGGAACTGACCAGCTCACCCAATCAATGTGTGAACAGCTCGGGGCCTCCTGGGCTCCCATGTGTCCACTTCTGCTTGGAGTCGTCCAGTGAGGGCAAGGAGCTCCTGGGGCAGTCAAGGAGCCAGAATTAACCCTCTCACTGCTTCTACCTCTTCTTCCTTGGTCTGCCCTCTGGGATAAAGCACAGTGGCTCTAGTCCTTTGGGATTCTCCTCAACAAAGGGGGACTTTTGGGGTTTCAGGAAAAAGCAATCCCATCCCGATTGAATTCCTATCCTCGGACTCTCATACCCAAGAAAACGCTTAAGCCACCGCCCGGCCTCCTCCAACAGCGTCTTTCTCTTTCGGTCTGTTTGACCTCACTGGGAACGTTGAAGCAAACAAAGCAAAAGAGGATAGAGGATAGATGGTGCCAATTTGGCGTTTACTGAGGCAATGGGCTTCGGAGGTGGGTACCTCTCCCTCTGAAGGCATCTGACTCCTGGCACTGATTTTTCTTGTCCAATTGCTCTGGTTGGCTTTTGTAGCTCTCCATCTATACGGCCAACGTTTCTACAAGGCTTGCAAAACACCTTTGTCCATTAGCTTCACAGTGAAGACCAGGAAAACCTTCCTTCATTCAACCCAGACCTGTGGTTAGAAAAGCTTCCTCCAAATGCTGCTCCAAAAGCCCAttcgaaggaaggaaggaaggaaggaaggaaggaaggaaggaaggaaggaaggaaggaaggaaggaaggaaggaaggagtgagccTTTTGTTCTGCTTTTAGAAAAGGCTCATTCTAAACAACAGGCTATGCATCAGCAGGTTCTTCTTTTCATATCTAGTGAAGAAACCAAGTAACTTTGTTGTTAATGTGCTCTCTGAGGGTTTGACTCCCCAGTCTTTCCTTCTGGTCAAATTTCCTTCCTGGCTCCTCCCAGTCCTCCCACCTCTCTTGGAATCCTGCTCTTTCTTCAAGGGCAGCTTCTTCCCTGAAGCCTTCCTTGGTCTCCTGCCTTGTAGTGTTTTCTCCCCAGTCAAATTGCTTTGTAGGCTTACTTTTCTTTGTGTGTACACCAGGAAAAAGGCACAATGTTTGGTACATGCCATCcatggtgtctgactctttgtgaccccatttcaggttttcttggcagaggtactggagcTAGTTGCCGGGTCTTTCTCCGgctctctttacagatgaggaaactgagggaaacagggtgaagtgacttacccagggtcacacagctggtaagtgactGAGTGTTCTGTACACAGTATGTGCTCAAAATTTATTTGGTTAATCGGATTGAAAGAGAATCTTATagacactcaaaaaaaaaaaagagaatttccaaCCTTTCTTGTTCATGAGccacctccctccttttttttctagctctccaTCTCCCTGATGGCATTGTTTCTGCACCCCGTGGCACATAATTCTGCACTGGTACCATGCTGTAGCCCAGCAGTGGGTGGCACGTTGACCCCAAGAACCCCCAATGGATGCTATGTCGTATTGGGATTTAGTTTGTG
Above is a genomic segment from Monodelphis domestica isolate mMonDom1 chromosome X, mMonDom1.pri, whole genome shotgun sequence containing:
- the LOC130456148 gene encoding C-X-C chemokine receptor type 3-like → MSAVPSQHLVLDDLAFLENSSFPYDYPENESAPCCSSPPCGQDFILAFDQAFLPALYGLLFFFGLLGNGAVAAVLVRQRPALSSTDTFLLHLALADTLLVLTLPLWAVEAAREWVFGSGLCKVAGALFKINFYAGAFLLACVSFDRYLNIVCAARLYRRGPGTRVTLTFAGVWGLCLPLALPDLLFLSARHEPRLNATRCLYSFPPAGHTALSILQLLAGFLLPLLIMAYCYTRILLVLLGSRGQRRLRAMRVVVTVVVAFVLCWTPYHLTTLLDILLDLRVVSRDCDWESRLDVAKSVASGLGFVHCCLNPLLYAFVGAKFRDRMWTLLVRLGCPGRKALLRPTPASSRRGSSWSETTEASYSGL